The following is a genomic window from Labrus bergylta chromosome 2, fLabBer1.1, whole genome shotgun sequence.
gattcctctgtaactcactgatacataaacatttcctctccactcgacctcccagtaacagcgaccagtcagaccagtcctacacagcagctgaggccaCCAGTAATCAAATCtctctggatgatcaggatatgactgaagctcctccccccatgtcaccttcctgttgttgtcagacagtttgaggtttctgttcactgtgtttgtgtccagttccagctcacaggcgtctgatggagagaacgagacacaacacagctgcaggttatcatctgttcattcatcaacaactttactgacacttactgataggggtgtaaaggtacacgtactcggaccggaccgtttcggTACAGGACTGATCTGAGTACGTgcggaacaaaagtgatttaatctgtgttcccacacggaccgcgaagctgaagcacacctcagggtggaggaaggctgcggctgctggtatgggacacagcttttagttagtaacttgtaaaaaagttcaaacataaactgtgcaaactgtgcagattagt
Proteins encoded in this region:
- the LOC136181156 gene encoding stonustoxin subunit beta-like isoform X1, translating into MFELFYKLLTKSCVPYQQPQPSSTLRCASASRSVWEHRLNHFCSARTQISPVPKRSGPNACELELDTNTVNRNLKLSDNNRKVTWGEELQSYPDHPERFDYWWPQLLCRTGLTGRCYWEVEWRGNVYVSVSYRGIRRRGGSDECVFGFNDQSWSLNCSDEGYSVWHNNIRTKIPSSSSSSSSSSSSVSNRVAVYVDCPAGSLSFYRVFSDTLIHLHTFNTTFTEPLYPGFMFWSPGSSVSLCGLSV